One window from the genome of Eucalyptus grandis isolate ANBG69807.140 chromosome 7, ASM1654582v1, whole genome shotgun sequence encodes:
- the LOC104430144 gene encoding L-type lectin-domain containing receptor kinase IX.1 encodes MDSPVPFEGFVLTEKNIDSVSFTVWSFRDIKAANILLDVDFNTKLGDFGVSKLVNPRFMTQTTDVVGTDGYLAPKYLNGRKATGESDIFSFGVVVLEIACGKRTYQDEEIHVPLHKWVWQLYLAGNMLEAADEKMGSSFDRKEMECLMMVGLWCVHPDPRRRPKAGEVIRFLQLEVPVPELPLATFEAPTLYQPSPLRIGSSLSSSSIQASVPDEQDGPWLPKPHGNTLIFGMEEDKHGSQ; translated from the exons ATGGATTCTCCGGTTCcatttgaaggcttcgtattgaccgagaagaatattGATTCTGTTTCCTTCACTGTCTGGTCCTTCAG AGATATAAAAGCTGCCAACATCTTGCTAGACGTCGATTTCAACACTAAGCTTGGCGACTTTGGAGTATCTAAGCTCGTCAACCCCCGATTCATGACTCAAACGACCGATGTGGTGGGGACAGACGGTTATTTGGCACCAAAATATCTCAATGGACGGAAGGCTACTGGAGAGTCTGACATATTCAGCTTTGGGGTCGTGGTTCTAGAAATCGCTTGCGGTAAGAGGACCTATCAGGATGAAGAAATTCATGTCCCACTGCACAAGTGGGTCTGGCAGCTTTACCTTGCTGGAAATATGCTTGAAGCAGCGGACGAGAAGATGGGTTCGAGCTTTGATAGGAAGGAAAtggaatgcttgatgatggtgGGACTATGGTGCGTGCATCCAGATCCCAGGAGAAGGCCGAAAGCAGGAGAAGTTATCAGGTTTCTCCAGCTAGAAGTCCCTGTGCCCGAGCTTCCACTCGCCACATTCGAGGCTCCAACTTTATATCAGCCATCACCGCTAAGGATAGGatcttctttatcttcttcttcaattcaaGCATCTGTTCCCGATGAGCAAGATGGACCATGGCTCCCCAAGCCACACGGCAACACGTTGATTTTTGGGATGGAGGAGGACAAACATGGGAGTCAGTGA
- the LOC104452714 gene encoding cytochrome P450 CYP72A219 yields MDSDMLKQIFSRINEFEKPHPKAMEDLLVSGLVMIEGEKWVKHRKIINPAFHYEKLKYVVTATLSSCEEMIRGWEKQSLAGEVDVWPDLQHLTGDVLCRAAFGVTYDQVMSILPLQQEQIALTSKILQLVFIPGWSLLPTKLRKRMKEINRKVEGLLEDIVTKRERAMKEGRADDDDLLGLLLKSNMKEIQESVDQKGMSMEDVIAECKAFNLAGQETTSALITWTLILLSKHQKWQDRAREEVQQVFGNNKPDFDALSRLKIVSMILNEVLRLYPPSFMTMRTVQKTTKLGDIQVPPGVVLFVPTILIHHDPENWGDDAKEFNPERFSEGVSKATKNKLCFLPFGWGPRNCIGQNFSFTEAKVALTLILQNFSVQLSPSYKHAPIPMLTSRPQYGVPLILTRIGSLDRI; encoded by the exons ATGGACTCCGACATGTTGAAACAAATATTTTCACGGATCAATGAGTTCGAAAAGCCACATCCCAAGGCCATGGAAGATCTCTTAGTATCAGGGCTCGTCATGATTGAGGGTGAGAAATGGGTCAAACATAGAAAGATCATCAACCCGGCTTTTCACTATGAGAAGTTGAAG TATGTAGTGACTGCAACATTGTCAAGTTGCGAGGAGATGATTAGGGGATGGGAGAAGCAAAGTTTGGCAGGCGAAGTGGATGTTTGGCCTGACCTTCAGCATTTGACAGGTGATGTACTCTGTAGAGCTGCTTTCGGTGTAACCTACGACCAAGTCATGAGTATCCTCCCCCTTCAACAAGAACAAATTGCCCTCACTAGCAAGATTCTTCAGCTCGTGTTTATTCCCGGGTGGAG cctCTTGCCTACCAAACTGCGGAAGAGGATGAAAGAAATCAACCGCAAAGTAGAAGGATTGTTGGAAGACATAGTGACCAAAAGAGAGAGGGCAATGAAGGAAGGAAGAGCAGATGACGATGATCTCTTGGGACTGTTGCTAAAATCAAACATGAAAGAAATTCAGGAGTCCGTGGATCAAAAGGGCATGAGCATGGAGGATGTGATTGCAGAGTGTAAAGCATTCAACTTAGCAGGTCAAGAGACAACTTCTGCTTTGATTACTTGGACTCTGATTTTGTTGAGCAAGCACCAGAAATGGCAAGACAGAGCAAGAGAGGAAGTCCAGCAAGTTTTTGGCAACAACAAACCTGATTTTGATGCGTTGAGCCGGTTAAAAATT GTAAGCATGATACTGAATGAGGTGCTCAGGTTATATCCGCCTAGTTTTATGACGATGAGAACAGTTCAAAAGACAACCAAGTTGGGAGATATACAAGTACCTCCAGGAGTTGTGCTTTTTGTGCCAACGATCCTGATCCACCATGATCCAGAGAATTGGGGTGATGATGCCAAAGAGTTCAATCCAGAGAGATTCTCCGAGGGAGTCTCAAAAGCAACCAAGAACAAGCTCTGCTTTCTCCCTTTCGGTTGGGGTCCAAGAAATTGCATTGGCCAAAACTTTTCTTTCACTGAAGCCAAAGTCGCTCTGACTTTGATTTTGCAGAATTTCTCAGTGCAGCTATCTCCTTCTTACAAGCATGCCCCTATTCCTATGCTCACTTCTCGTCCCCAGTATGGAGTCCCCTTGATCTTGACTAGAATCGGATCGTTGGATCGTATTTAA